The DNA window GATGAAAAATTCGCCATCGTGTTCGCAGCGATGGGTGTCAAATACGATGTCGCTGAGTTCTTCCGCCGTACCTTCGAGGAAAGCGGTGTATCTGACCACGTAGTCATGTACCTGAACCTGGCAAATGACCCGGTCGTCGAGCGACTGATCACACCAAAGGTGGCACTGACTGCCGCTGAGTATCTGGCTTTTGAAAAAGGTATGCACATTCTGGTTATTCTGACCGATATTACCTCTTTCTGTGAGGCGATGCGAGAAGTATCTTCCTCCAAGGGCGAGATTCCTTCCCGTAAAGGTTATCCGGGTTATCTCTACAGTGAACTGGCTACGCTTTACGAGCGTGCCGGTATCGTACAGGGCGGCACCGGATCGGTCACACAGATCCCGATCCTGACCATGCCGAACGACGATATCACCCACCCGATCCCTGACCTGACCGGGTATATCACCGAAGGTCAGATCGTTCTGGACCGACAGCTTCACGGACAGGCGATCTATCCACCGATCAACGTACTGCCGTCTCTGTCCCGTCTGATGAAGGATGGTATCGGTAAGGGATATACCAGAGAAGATCACCAGGACGTAGCGAACCAGCTGTTCTCCTGCTACGCAAAAGTAGGAGATGCCAGAGCACTTGCTTCCGTTATCGGTGAAGATGAACTCTCTCCGTTGGATAAGAAATATCTGATTTTCGGAAATGCTTTTGAACATGAATTTGTCGGTCAGGGACCGATGGAAAACCGTACGATCACAGAAACGCTGGATATCGGCTGGAAACTGCTCGGTCTGCTTCCGAAAGAGGAACTTGACCGTATCGATACGAAGGTGCTGAATCAGTATTATCAGCCGACCGACATTGATCTTGTGGAACAGGCTGTCGCTGACGCGAAGTCTATGATGGAATAAAAGGGGGGATTTTATGGATCCAAATACCTTCCCTACCAAGGGAAATCTGATCCTTGCCAAGAATTCCCTGGCGCTTTCTCTCCAGGGATTCGACCTGATGGATAAGAAACGAAATATCCTGATCCGTGAAATGATGAACCTGATCGATGAGGCGAAGGGTATCCAGTCGCAGATCGATGTGACCTTCCGTGAGGCGTATGCGGCGTTGCAGCGGGCAAATATGGAGATCGGTATTAATACGGTACAGACGATTTCTTATACGGT is part of the Blautia faecicola genome and encodes:
- a CDS encoding V-type ATP synthase subunit B yields the protein MAIEYLGLSEINGPLVVLEGVKNAAYEEIVEFTIDGKEKKLGRIVEVYEDKAVIQVFEGSDNMSLDNTHTRLTGHPMEIGLSEKILGRTFDGIGNPIDGLGPIVADTKANINGLPLNPVTREYPRNYIRTGISAIDGLTTLIRGQKLPIFSGNGLPHDQLAAQIVQQASLGDNTDEKFAIVFAAMGVKYDVAEFFRRTFEESGVSDHVVMYLNLANDPVVERLITPKVALTAAEYLAFEKGMHILVILTDITSFCEAMREVSSSKGEIPSRKGYPGYLYSELATLYERAGIVQGGTGSVTQIPILTMPNDDITHPIPDLTGYITEGQIVLDRQLHGQAIYPPINVLPSLSRLMKDGIGKGYTREDHQDVANQLFSCYAKVGDARALASVIGEDELSPLDKKYLIFGNAFEHEFVGQGPMENRTITETLDIGWKLLGLLPKEELDRIDTKVLNQYYQPTDIDLVEQAVADAKSMME